A region of the Mesoterricola sediminis genome:
GCATCAACCTCAAGGCCGCCCAGGCGGGAGGCTTCGACGAGGCGACCGAGGCCCGCATCCTCCAGAGCCGGGACGCCCTCCTGGACCTGCCCATCTACATCAACGACCAGGCCGCCATCACCACCCGCGAGATCACGGCCATGGTGGACCGCCACCTGTCCCAGGCCAACCACAAGCTGGACCTGCTGATCGTCGACTACCTGCAGCTGGTGAGCAGCCCCGAGGGCTCCCGGGCCGCGAAGCAGAGCGAGGCCGTGCGCATCGGCGAGATCAGCCGCGGCTTCAAGCTGCTGGCCAAGGACCACGGCATGCCCATCGTCGTGCTCAGCCAGCTCAACCGCGAGGTGGAGCACCGCCAGGGCGGGCGCCCCCAGCTCTCCGACCTGCGCGACTCCGGCGCCATCGAGCAGGACGCCGACATGGTCATGTTCATCCACCGGCGCATGGCGCCCTCGGTGGAGGGGGCCGACGACGACCGCAGCGCGGAGCTGATCATCGCCAAGCACCGCAACGGGCCCGTGGGCTCCGTGGGGCTCTACTTCGAGGGCGAGTTCGCCCGCTACCGAGAGATGGAGCGCAGCACCGATCCCGGGACGGCCTGATGTCCGGCGCCCTTCCGCTCTACCCCCTGACCTCCAAGGTCACCGCCATGCGGGGGGTCGGGCCCGCCTTCGCCGAGGCGCTGGAGGGCGCGGGCATCACCACGGTGAAGGAGCTCCTCTGGTCCCTCCCGTACCGCTACGTGGACCGGGGCAGCCTCCGGAAGATCGCGGAGCTGGACGGGGCCTGGGGCGCCGAGCGGGAGGTGGTGACGGTCCAGGGCGTCCTCAAGGACATCCGCTCCACCACGACCCGGGTGCGCCGCATGGCCCTCACGGAGGCCCTGCTCCAGGACGGCACGGGCACCCTGAGGCTGGTCTGGTTCAACCAGTCCTACCTGGCGAGGGCCCTGAGGCCCGGGGACCGGATCCTGGCCTTCGGCCCGGTCGCGGCCACCCGCACCGGCCTGGAGATGCGCGGCCCGGCCTTCGAGAACCTCGGGAAGGGCGATCCCGAGGACGGCCTCTGGTCGCGGCGCTACCTTCCCCTCTACCGGCGCCTGGGACCCCTCGGCGGCCGGTTCCGGCAGCGGCTGGTGCAGGAGGCCCTGGCCCGGGCCGCGGAGCCCGGCGAATGGCTTCCCCCCGAGCTCACCCGGGGCATCCCCGACACCCTTTCGGCCCTGCGGCTCCTGCACCAGCCCCCCGACGACGCCGACGCCGGCGACCTGGAGGCCCACGCCACCCCCGCCCACCGGCGCCTGGCCTGCGAGGAGCTCTTCGCCTTCGCCCTGGGCGTCTGCATCCGCAAGGCCGGGCGCATGGCGCGGCGCGGCCATGCCGTCCCCACCTCGCCGGAGCTGCGGGAGCGCCTGCGCGCGCTGCTCCCGTTCCGGCTCACGGGCGCCCAGCGCACCGCCTTCAAGGAGATCGTGGACGACCTGACCTCCGGGCGGGTGATGAACCGCCTCCTCCAGGGGGACGTGGGCAGCGGCAAGACCCTCGTGGCCTTCCTGGCCCTGGCCATGGTCGCCGAGACGGGAGGGCAGGGGGCCCTCCTGGTGCCCACGGAGGTCCTGGCCCGCCAGCACGCGGCCACCTTCCGCCGGCTCCTGGGGGACGGCGCGGACCGGATGGAGCTCCTGCTGGGCCCCATGAAGGCCGCCGAGAAGCGCAAGGCCCTGGCCCGCATCGCCTCCGGGGAGGCCTCCTACGTGGTGGGGACCCACGCCCTCTTCCAGGAGTCCGTCGCCTTCCAGCGCCTCCAGCTCGTGGTCGTCGACGAACAGCACCGCTTCGGGGTGCGCCAGCGGGAGGCCATCAAGGAGAAGGGCCTCGACCCGCACTGGCTCGTCATGAGCGCCACGCCCATCCCCCGCAGCCTGGCCCTGGCCCTGTTCGGGGACCTGGAGCAGTCGGTCCTCGACGAGCTGCCGCCGGGGCGCCAGCCCATCACGACCCGCCTCGTGGCCCCCGACGACGCGGAAGCGGCCTGGGACCGGGTGGAGCGGGAACTGGAGGCCGGACGCCAGGCCTTCGTCATCAGCCCCGCCATCGATCCCCAGGACGAGGCCAAGGTGCCCCTGCGGGACATCCAGGCCATGGAGGCCCTCCTGCGGGCCCGCTTCCCGGACGCGCCCCTGGCCATCGTCCACGGCCGCCTCAAGGCCGACGAACTGGCCGCGCGCATGGAGGCCTTCGTGAAGGGCGAGGCCCGCCTCCTCCTGGCCACCACGGTGGTGGAGGTCGGCGTGGACGTCCCCAACGCCACCGTGATGGTGGTGGACCACGCCGAGCGCTTCGGCCTCAGCCAGCTCCACCAGCTCCGCGGCCGGGTGGGCCGGGGCAGCCACCGCAGCCACTTCATCATGCTCTCGGCCAGCGAGACGGAGCGCCTGCGGGTGCTCACGGAGACCCAGGACGGCTTCCGGATCGCCCAGAAGGATCTGGAGCTGCGCGGGCCGGGCGAGTTCTTCGGGACGCGCCAGGCCGGCCTCCCCCGGTTCCAGGCCGCCGACCTCGTGCGGGACCGCCTCCTCCTCCAGAAGTGCCGCGAGGCCGCCGAGAAGGCCCTGGCCCGCGGCCTCGGCGAGGCCCAGCGCGACTGGCTGCGCCAGGAACAGGCCCGCCTGCGGCTGGCGGAGATCAGCTAGGCTGTGTTCGGAATCTATAGATTAGATAAATAGTTAACTTGTACTCATACGTAAAGGCTCGTACACCACGAATTTTCCTGGGGTAACGATGCCGAGAAGTTTCCTGACCGATGCCATGTGGGCAAAGCTTGAACCGCTCCTTCCGCCAGAGCGTGGAGGGATGGGGCGATCCCGTCACCCCAACCGTCCCATGGTGGAGGCGATCCTGTGGAGGCACAGGACTGGGGCGCCGTGGAGGGACCTGCCGGAGGAATTGGACGAAGCCGCTTCGCGGCAGGGGTGATCAGCGTCCGTCCAGCCTGATCGTCCAATAAGGCTTGCGGGATCTACAGCTTGCAGTCCCCATGGATGTGGCGGTGTTACAGCACCAGCCCCACATTCATGGAGGACTGCAATGGCGGTCAGTTTATCTCTGTCCCGGTTCGCCGGGGACCTTCAAATGGCGAACCGCGCCCATAAGACGATCCAGCAGTACGTCGCATCGGTGAGGCGTTTCGAGGAATTCCTTGGCCACGACCCATGCGACGCCAGCCAGGAATCGGTGCGGCGGTGGGTGGACGTCCTCCGGCAGCAGGCCATCGGAGCCTCCCGGCTGGCCCTCCACTACTCAGCCTTGAAGTTCCTCTATGCCCGGACCCTGGGCCAGCCCGAGAAGGTGGCCTGGATCACCGTCCCCAAGGCCAAGGCCCACCTGCCTTCCACCTTGAGCCAGGCTGAGGTTGCGCGGCTGCTGGACGGGTTCACCACCACGAAATACCGCACCTTCTTCACTCTGGTCTACGCCACCGGCCTGCGGATCAACGAGGCCTGCCGGCTCGAGACCCGGGACATCGACGCCATGCAGCAGGTGATCCACGTCCGCGATGGAAAGGGCGGCAAGGACCGGATGGTGCCCATGGGGGCCAAGCTCTACCGGGCGCTGCGGACCTACTACAAGCACATGCAGCCCCCGAAGCCTTGGCTGTTCGCCTCCAAGTCGGGAGGGCCCCTCTGCGCGGACACCGCCCGGCGCGCCCTCCTTTGCGCAGCGGCCGTCTCCGGCATCGGCAAGTTCGTGAACCCCCACCTTCTGCGCCACGCGTTCGCGACCCACCTGCTGGAGAGCGGCGAGGACCTGCGCAAGATCCAGGTGGTCCTGGGCCACGCCAGCATCACCTCCACCCAGATCTACACCCAGGTGGCGCCAGGCCAGATCGCCGCCGTGCGAAGCCCTCTGGAGGACCTGCCGGAGTAGGGCGGTGGGGTTCACCCGACCCCGTTTCGACATCGCCGACATCGTCCGCCTCCACCGCGACGCCCTGGAAAGCCGGGTTGCCTTGAACCGGCAGCAGCGCCGCGTCCTCACGGCCATCGGCCAATGCCGCACCGCGGCCCTGGGCGGGCACAAGGAGGTCTGCGAGCACGGTGACTTCGAGCGGATCGCCTACAACTCCTGCCGGGACCGGCACTGCCCCAAGTGCCAGGCCCTGGCCCAGGAACGCTGGCTCGACAAGGAGACCCAGCGCCTCCTGGACGTGCCCCACTTCCACCTGGTGTTCACCCTCCCGGCGGAACTGCGGTTCCTGGCCCGGCAGTATCCGGCCAAGTTCTACGGCGCCCTGTTCCGGGCAGCGACGAAGACCCTCCTGAAGCTGTTCCGGAGCCGACTGAAGGCCATTCCCGGCCTGCTGCTGGTGCTGCACACCTGGACCCGGGAGTTGACCTTCCACCCCCACCTCCATGTGCTGGTCACCGCCGGGGGCCTCGCCCTCGACGGCGGAGGCTTCATCCCCAGCGGGAAGAATTACCTGTTCCCGGTGGCCATGATGGGTGAGGTGTTCCGGGCCAAGATGCTCAACGCCCTGGGCCGGCTCCAGGCGAAGGGCGCCTTCCCTGAGGTCCCGAAGGAACTCTACGCCAGTCGGATGGCCACGGTCAGCGATCTGGACTGGGGCGTCCACGCCAAGAAGCCGTTCGGGCACTCCAGCCATGTGGCCGGCTACCTGGCCCGGTACACCCACCGGGTCGGCATCGCCAACTCCCGGCTCCTGGACGTCACCGAGGACCGGGTGACGTTCGCCACCAAGAACGGCAACACTGCAACGGTCCACCCCGTGGAGTTCCTCGAGCGCCTGGTCCAGCACGTCCTCCCCCCGGGCTTCCACAAGATCCGTCATGCCGGCCTCTACGGCTCCCTCCAGGCTGGCGGCCTTCTGGAGAAGGCCAGGGCCATCGTCGGGACCTGCAAGAAGCCCCGGAAGGATCCATCCGACCTGGAACGGGTGGAACGCGAATCCCAGACCTGCCCGGTCTGCGGCGGGGCCCTCCGTCGGACACCCCTGCCCGCCACCATCCGCGCACCGCCCGAGGACGATCCATGCTGACCGTCCCCACAACGCCCATGACATCAACTCCCGGCCTGCCCGGTTGGGGTGGCTGGACCGGGGTCTGCCTGCACCTCAGCATCCCGCCGGGAACGGTGATCCCGAAGGGCGGATCTGAGCCCCACGGAACGATCCAGGGAGCCATCGGGTCCCCTCCCGGGCTCCGACCCATTTCGAAATCCCCATAGCCCGGTTGCGCCGGCCCCCTGCCGCTACGGGCCTGTCCAAGAACGTAAGATCGGGCTGCGCGTCAGCGCGCCGGTCAAGGCGTACGCTCGTGTTCCTGCGAGCCCGATTTACTAACTATTTGGACCTTGGACAAGCGTGTACACGCGATTTGAGGCCTGGACCAAGCGCGGCGTGTGGCAAAGGATCCTGGAGTTCCTGCGCAAGGAAGCCGACCTGGAGTGGGTCATGCCGGATGGCACCATCCTTCGCGCTCATCAACCTTCAGCAGGCAAAAGGGGGGGCTCTGGAACCAGGCGCTCGGACGATCTCGGGGTGGATGCTCGACCAAGATCCATTTGATCTGCGATGCCCACGGTAATCCTTTGGATTTCCTGGTCACTCCGGGGCAAGCCCATGGAAGCCGGTCTGCTGAAGGATTGCTGTGCGGTTGGCAGGCAGAGTACGTGTTCGGAGATCGGGCCTACGATGGGAACCCGGTAAGGAAGGCGATCGAGGCCATGGGTGCGACAGCCGTCATCCCACCTCATCCCCGGCGCAAGAATCCGGCGGCCTGGGACTCACACCTATACAAGGCCCGCCATGCCATCGAGCATGGGT
Encoded here:
- the recG gene encoding ATP-dependent DNA helicase RecG → MSGALPLYPLTSKVTAMRGVGPAFAEALEGAGITTVKELLWSLPYRYVDRGSLRKIAELDGAWGAEREVVTVQGVLKDIRSTTTRVRRMALTEALLQDGTGTLRLVWFNQSYLARALRPGDRILAFGPVAATRTGLEMRGPAFENLGKGDPEDGLWSRRYLPLYRRLGPLGGRFRQRLVQEALARAAEPGEWLPPELTRGIPDTLSALRLLHQPPDDADAGDLEAHATPAHRRLACEELFAFALGVCIRKAGRMARRGHAVPTSPELRERLRALLPFRLTGAQRTAFKEIVDDLTSGRVMNRLLQGDVGSGKTLVAFLALAMVAETGGQGALLVPTEVLARQHAATFRRLLGDGADRMELLLGPMKAAEKRKALARIASGEASYVVGTHALFQESVAFQRLQLVVVDEQHRFGVRQREAIKEKGLDPHWLVMSATPIPRSLALALFGDLEQSVLDELPPGRQPITTRLVAPDDAEAAWDRVERELEAGRQAFVISPAIDPQDEAKVPLRDIQAMEALLRARFPDAPLAIVHGRLKADELAARMEAFVKGEARLLLATTVVEVGVDVPNATVMVVDHAERFGLSQLHQLRGRVGRGSHRSHFIMLSASETERLRVLTETQDGFRIAQKDLELRGPGEFFGTRQAGLPRFQAADLVRDRLLLQKCREAAEKALARGLGEAQRDWLRQEQARLRLAEIS
- a CDS encoding transposase; its protein translation is MWAKLEPLLPPERGGMGRSRHPNRPMVEAILWRHRTGAPWRDLPEELDEAASRQG
- a CDS encoding tyrosine-type recombinase/integrase, encoding MAVSLSLSRFAGDLQMANRAHKTIQQYVASVRRFEEFLGHDPCDASQESVRRWVDVLRQQAIGASRLALHYSALKFLYARTLGQPEKVAWITVPKAKAHLPSTLSQAEVARLLDGFTTTKYRTFFTLVYATGLRINEACRLETRDIDAMQQVIHVRDGKGGKDRMVPMGAKLYRALRTYYKHMQPPKPWLFASKSGGPLCADTARRALLCAAAVSGIGKFVNPHLLRHAFATHLLESGEDLRKIQVVLGHASITSTQIYTQVAPGQIAAVRSPLEDLPE
- a CDS encoding IS91 family transposase; this encodes MGFTRPRFDIADIVRLHRDALESRVALNRQQRRVLTAIGQCRTAALGGHKEVCEHGDFERIAYNSCRDRHCPKCQALAQERWLDKETQRLLDVPHFHLVFTLPAELRFLARQYPAKFYGALFRAATKTLLKLFRSRLKAIPGLLLVLHTWTRELTFHPHLHVLVTAGGLALDGGGFIPSGKNYLFPVAMMGEVFRAKMLNALGRLQAKGAFPEVPKELYASRMATVSDLDWGVHAKKPFGHSSHVAGYLARYTHRVGIANSRLLDVTEDRVTFATKNGNTATVHPVEFLERLVQHVLPPGFHKIRHAGLYGSLQAGGLLEKARAIVGTCKKPRKDPSDLERVERESQTCPVCGGALRRTPLPATIRAPPEDDPC
- a CDS encoding IS5 family transposase, encoding MGHAGWHHPSRSSTFSRQKGGLWNQALGRSRGGCSTKIHLICDAHGNPLDFLVTPGQAHGSRSAEGLLCGWQAEYVFGDRAYDGNPVRKAIEAMGATAVIPPHPRRKNPAAWDSHLYKARHAIEHGFAKLKQFRALATRFDKTARSFSAQVALACIVIWLRL